A genomic region of Trichothermofontia sichuanensis B231 contains the following coding sequences:
- a CDS encoding 2Fe-2S iron-sulfur cluster-binding protein, with the protein MTQTYTAQIHHQGQSYTLEVAADQTILQAAEAAGLALPSSCNAGVCTTCAALLLEGTVDQSDGMGINPALQQQGYALLCVSYPRSDLKIETEKEDTVYQLQFGQFQKS; encoded by the coding sequence ATGACCCAAACGTATACAGCCCAAATCCATCACCAAGGGCAGAGCTATACCCTCGAAGTTGCTGCTGATCAGACGATTCTCCAGGCCGCCGAAGCGGCTGGCCTTGCCTTACCCAGTTCCTGTAACGCAGGGGTGTGTACCACTTGTGCAGCCTTGCTTCTGGAGGGCACGGTGGACCAGAGTGATGGGATGGGCATCAATCCGGCGTTGCAACAACAAGGCTATGCCTTGCTGTGTGTTTCCTATCCCCGTTCCGATCTTAAGATTGAAACTGAGAAAGAAGACACGGTTTATCAACTCCAGTTTGGGCAATTTCAGAAGTCGTGA
- a CDS encoding ComF family protein, producing the protein MVRWTALLQPLLDWVLESTCPLCQRSTAGDLCLDCERQLQACRLANPGDRWQGDLPVFGWGAYAGQLKRAIAVFKYDRHPELARPLGYWLAQAWQENAPAALSPIALTRRRNAKGSRWWFPGRDPTRSRLLVVPIPLHASKLKQRGFNQAELLARRFCTYTGLTCCPQGLQRVRATEAQFGLSPGARSQNVADAFAIGPDLRGKVGRLVLLLDDIYTTGATARAATLTLRQAGITVVGIVALALPQGERR; encoded by the coding sequence ATGGTCAGATGGACTGCCCTCCTTCAACCATTGCTCGACTGGGTTCTGGAATCGACCTGTCCTCTGTGTCAGCGATCGACCGCCGGGGATCTCTGTCTAGACTGTGAACGGCAGCTACAGGCGTGTCGGTTGGCGAATCCGGGCGATCGCTGGCAAGGGGACTTACCGGTCTTTGGATGGGGAGCCTATGCTGGCCAATTGAAACGGGCGATCGCTGTCTTCAAATATGACCGGCATCCGGAACTGGCTCGGCCCTTAGGTTACTGGTTAGCCCAAGCTTGGCAGGAAAACGCACCGGCGGCATTGTCCCCAATCGCACTCACCCGCAGGCGGAATGCCAAGGGCAGCAGGTGGTGGTTTCCTGGCAGAGATCCGACGCGATCGCGCCTGCTAGTAGTTCCCATTCCCCTCCACGCCAGCAAGCTCAAGCAACGGGGATTTAATCAAGCCGAGTTACTGGCTCGTAGGTTCTGTACGTACACAGGCTTAACTTGCTGCCCCCAAGGCTTACAACGGGTACGGGCTACAGAAGCTCAATTTGGCCTATCTCCCGGGGCCCGTAGCCAAAATGTGGCTGATGCTTTTGCCATTGGACCAGACTTGCGGGGAAAAGTAGGTCGTTTAGTTCTCTTACTTGACGATATCTACACAACCGGTGCAACGGCCCGGGCAGCCACGCTTACGCTCCGCCAAGCAGGCATCACGGTCGTGGGTATTGTAGCGTTGGCCCTGCCCCAAGGGGAAAGAAGGTGA
- the pstB gene encoding phosphate ABC transporter ATP-binding protein PstB translates to MLQDSSQPNSGNAHQMPEPALRVENVSVYYGSNLAVRDVYLDIPKNKVIAFIGPSGCGKSTILRCFNRMNDLVESARVKGRITFHGQDIYAPNVDPVELRRRIGMVFQKPNPFPKSIYENIAFGARINGYRGNMDDLVEQSLRAAALWDEVKDMLKKSGLALSGGQQQRLCIARAIAIQPEVILMDEPCSALDPISTLRIEELLQELKEQYTIIIVTHNMQQASRVSDYTAFYNAEATERGGKIGYLVEYDRTEKIFQNPANEKTQEYVSGRFG, encoded by the coding sequence ATGCTGCAAGATTCTTCCCAGCCTAACTCAGGTAATGCTCATCAGATGCCGGAACCCGCTCTCCGGGTTGAAAATGTTTCGGTCTACTACGGATCCAACCTGGCGGTCCGCGATGTGTACCTGGATATCCCCAAAAACAAGGTCATTGCTTTTATTGGTCCCTCTGGCTGCGGGAAAAGTACCATCCTGCGCTGCTTTAATCGCATGAATGATCTGGTGGAAAGCGCCAGGGTCAAGGGGCGAATTACCTTCCACGGGCAGGATATCTACGCCCCCAATGTGGACCCAGTTGAACTCCGCCGTCGCATCGGGATGGTGTTCCAAAAACCCAACCCCTTTCCCAAGTCGATCTACGAAAATATCGCTTTTGGGGCACGGATCAATGGCTATCGCGGCAATATGGATGATCTGGTGGAGCAGTCCTTACGGGCTGCGGCCCTCTGGGATGAGGTCAAGGATATGCTCAAGAAGAGTGGTCTGGCTTTATCGGGAGGACAACAACAACGGTTGTGTATTGCGCGGGCGATCGCGATCCAACCGGAAGTGATCCTAATGGACGAACCCTGCTCTGCCCTTGACCCCATTTCCACCCTGCGGATCGAGGAGCTGTTGCAGGAATTGAAGGAGCAGTACACGATCATTATCGTCACCCACAATATGCAACAAGCTTCGCGGGTGTCGGATTACACTGCCTTCTACAATGCTGAAGCAACTGAACGGGGGGGTAAGATCGGCTATCTAGTCGAATACGATCGCACGGAGAAAATCTTCCAAAATCCTGCCAACGAGAAAACTCAGGAATACGTCAGCGGTCGGTTTGGCTAA
- a CDS encoding phasin family protein, which produces MAGVGDLVQKAFYLGVGLVSYAGEKAGSTVAELRAQVQKLADELVARGEMTTEEARKMVEDLMQQAQQHKAAAPTETTPKEPRRIEITDDDEDAAIDNLEEIVALKQQVSLLQEQLRKLQQD; this is translated from the coding sequence ATGGCTGGGGTTGGTGACCTGGTACAAAAAGCCTTCTACCTGGGAGTCGGATTGGTTTCTTACGCCGGTGAAAAAGCGGGCAGTACCGTAGCAGAGTTACGCGCTCAGGTACAAAAGCTGGCCGATGAGCTGGTGGCACGCGGCGAGATGACAACCGAAGAAGCGCGTAAAATGGTAGAAGATTTGATGCAACAGGCCCAGCAACACAAGGCTGCTGCGCCAACTGAAACGACGCCTAAAGAGCCGCGCCGGATTGAAATTACCGATGACGATGAGGACGCAGCGATCGATAATCTAGAAGAAATTGTCGCCCTCAAACAACAGGTCAGTTTGTTACAAGAGCAATTGCGAAAATTGCAGCAAGATTGA
- a CDS encoding response regulator transcription factor: MDILIVEDETAIADLIQLYLEKEGFTCHVCHRGDVALDYVQTHQPDLIILDLMLPGLDGLEVCARIRQRPGAKDPYILMLTAKGEEIDRIVGLSTGADDYLVKPFSPRELVARVRALLRRSLRQTGSQQLQRTKHFTLDLEQRIAQRHLTPERPETLDLTALEFELLATFMSYPGRAWSRTQLIDKLWGGDFYGDERVVDTHIARLRKKIEPDPANPSFVKTVIGVGYKFEDVAV; this comes from the coding sequence ATGGACATTCTGATTGTTGAAGATGAGACCGCGATCGCTGATCTGATTCAGCTTTATCTAGAGAAAGAAGGGTTTACCTGCCATGTTTGCCATCGAGGGGATGTGGCGTTGGATTATGTGCAAACCCATCAGCCCGATTTAATTATTCTTGATCTCATGCTGCCAGGATTGGATGGCCTGGAAGTGTGTGCCCGCATTCGCCAACGTCCAGGGGCTAAGGATCCCTATATCCTGATGCTGACGGCCAAAGGAGAGGAAATCGATCGCATTGTGGGGCTGTCCACGGGAGCTGATGATTACCTGGTCAAACCCTTCAGTCCTAGGGAATTAGTGGCCCGTGTTCGTGCGCTACTGCGACGTTCCCTGCGCCAAACGGGCAGCCAGCAGTTACAACGCACCAAACACTTCACGCTGGACCTAGAACAACGGATCGCTCAACGCCATCTTACGCCAGAACGCCCTGAAACTCTGGATCTGACCGCCTTGGAATTTGAACTACTGGCAACGTTTATGAGTTATCCCGGTCGGGCTTGGAGTCGGACACAATTGATCGATAAACTGTGGGGCGGTGATTTCTACGGGGATGAACGGGTTGTGGATACCCATATTGCGCGTTTAAGAAAGAAAATTGAACCTGATCCTGCCAATCCCAGCTTTGTCAAAACAGTCATTGGGGTTGGCTATAAATTTGAGGATGTGGCTGTTTAA
- a CDS encoding DUF3326 domain-containing protein, with protein MNPQSVCTPYTVLLLVPTGIGATIGGYAGDALPVARAIAATVDCLITHPNVLNGAHLYWPLPNVLYVEGYGLDQVAAGYWGLRLVPGNRIGLLLDAAIESDLRLRHLQAADAARATLGLDLTDYIVTDAPLGVTLCTATSGATWGTIANPDSLLRAADTLIHQAGATAIAVVARFPDDEGSAALQNYRHGQGVDPLGGAEAVISHLVVRQFRLPCAHAPALRPLPLEPNLAPRAAAEELGYTFLPCVLAGLSRAPQFVTPSQRTPNRVGLAGEIWADQIHAAIVPGNACGSRALMSLSDRGTRIITVAENQTTMQVTAAALGIPAIAVNSYLEAIGVLACDRAGINPLALRPYLDPIEPVSAPLP; from the coding sequence TTGAATCCACAGTCTGTTTGTACGCCCTATACGGTTCTCCTGCTGGTCCCCACTGGCATTGGGGCGACGATCGGCGGGTATGCTGGGGATGCGTTACCGGTGGCGCGGGCGATCGCGGCAACGGTGGATTGCCTAATTACCCATCCCAATGTCTTAAATGGGGCACACCTGTATTGGCCGCTACCCAATGTGCTTTATGTAGAAGGCTATGGCCTTGATCAGGTGGCAGCGGGTTACTGGGGATTGCGACTGGTTCCGGGTAACCGGATTGGCTTGCTCTTAGATGCAGCGATCGAATCGGATCTGCGATTACGCCACCTCCAGGCAGCGGATGCAGCTAGGGCTACCTTGGGTTTGGACTTAACTGATTATATTGTAACGGATGCACCTCTGGGTGTAACGTTGTGCACGGCAACCTCTGGGGCGACGTGGGGAACGATCGCCAATCCAGATAGTTTGCTACGGGCAGCGGATACGCTGATCCATCAGGCGGGTGCAACGGCGATCGCAGTGGTGGCCCGTTTCCCAGATGACGAGGGAAGTGCGGCCCTGCAAAACTATCGTCATGGTCAGGGGGTTGATCCGCTCGGTGGGGCGGAGGCGGTGATTAGTCATTTGGTGGTCCGTCAGTTCCGACTTCCCTGTGCCCATGCACCGGCGTTGCGGCCCTTACCGCTGGAACCAAATTTAGCCCCCCGAGCAGCAGCAGAGGAGTTGGGCTATACGTTTTTACCCTGTGTGCTGGCCGGTCTGAGTCGGGCACCCCAGTTTGTGACGCCGTCCCAGAGAACCCCCAACCGGGTGGGTTTAGCGGGCGAAATTTGGGCCGATCAGATTCATGCTGCGATCGTGCCCGGCAATGCCTGTGGCAGTCGCGCGCTCATGAGCCTGAGCGATCGCGGGACGCGCATCATTACCGTGGCAGAAAACCAAACAACAATGCAGGTGACCGCCGCTGCCCTGGGCATCCCGGCGATCGCAGTCAATTCTTATCTCGAAGCGATCGGCGTGTTGGCCTGCGATCGGGCAGGCATTAATCCCTTAGCCCTACGTCCCTATCTGGATCCAATCGAACCCGTCAGTGCTCCATTACCCTAA
- the pstC gene encoding phosphate ABC transporter permease subunit PstC, whose product MTSETSPSPSLPLTDLWRPNRQLNRRIELAVKSVFALFAFVSVATTSGIVLSLIFETISFFQEVPLWRFLTDTKWTPLFASAQFGIFVLISATVMTSVIAIVVALPLGLLSAVYLSEYAPTKVRAFLKPILEILAGVPTVVFGYFALLFVTPILQQFIPGLQGFNALSAGLVLGVSITPLVASLSEDAIYAVPQSLRDGSYALGATKRETIVSVVLPAALSGIVASLILAISRAIGETMIVTLAAGQNPRLGLNPFVPVMTMTAYIVQVSLGDTPAGSLAYKTIFAVGMTLFLITLGLNIFSYWFVRRFREKYE is encoded by the coding sequence ATGACTTCAGAGACCTCTCCTTCACCGTCACTCCCTCTGACGGATCTGTGGCGACCCAATCGCCAACTGAATCGGCGGATTGAACTGGCGGTTAAGTCCGTCTTTGCCCTGTTTGCCTTCGTATCCGTGGCCACGACGAGCGGGATTGTCCTGTCCCTGATCTTTGAAACGATCTCGTTTTTCCAGGAAGTTCCCCTCTGGCGATTCCTCACCGATACCAAGTGGACGCCCCTATTTGCCAGTGCCCAGTTCGGGATTTTCGTCCTAATCAGTGCCACCGTGATGACGTCGGTGATCGCCATTGTTGTAGCCCTTCCCCTGGGGCTGTTGTCTGCCGTCTACCTGAGTGAATATGCCCCGACTAAAGTGCGGGCTTTCCTCAAGCCGATTTTGGAGATTCTGGCGGGGGTACCAACGGTGGTCTTTGGTTACTTCGCCCTGTTGTTTGTGACACCCATCCTCCAGCAATTCATTCCTGGTCTTCAGGGGTTTAATGCCCTCAGCGCCGGTTTAGTCTTGGGGGTTTCGATTACGCCGCTGGTGGCCTCCCTGAGTGAGGATGCGATCTATGCTGTGCCCCAAAGTTTACGGGATGGCTCCTATGCCTTGGGTGCCACGAAGCGGGAAACGATCGTCTCGGTCGTCCTACCAGCGGCCCTATCGGGCATTGTGGCATCCTTAATTCTGGCGATTTCACGGGCGATCGGGGAAACGATGATTGTGACCCTGGCGGCGGGGCAAAACCCCCGTTTGGGTCTGAATCCGTTTGTGCCGGTGATGACAATGACCGCCTACATTGTCCAGGTGAGTTTGGGGGATACCCCCGCTGGCTCCCTGGCCTATAAGACCATCTTTGCGGTGGGGATGACCCTTTTCCTCATCACCCTGGGCCTCAACATTTTTAGCTATTGGTTTGTCCGTCGTTTCCGGGAGAAGTACGAATGA
- the pstA gene encoding phosphate ABC transporter permease PstA has product MTRPVAPSVQEESAEPANNFDPNISRRYLFDKIFVSLTWLAVAISIVVLAALLIDVLIDGLPRFSRPFIGTDVKNAPCLRLTPPFLVTHPDEFTGAACLKWPFIMDFPSRRADEAGLLSALVGTVYVMVLIAAIAFPVGVGAGIFLEEFATDNWWTRAIEINISNLAGVPSIIYGLLGLAAFVRLMAPVTGGRSLLTGALTLSLLILPVIIVATREALRAVPDSLRQAGFALGATRWQVIWSHVLPVAMPGILTGTILGLSRAIGETAPLITIGALTFISFLPDSLQSPFTVLPIQIYNWVSRPQTAFHINAAAGIIVLMVVLLAMNATAIFLRNKFQQKIQ; this is encoded by the coding sequence ATGACCCGCCCTGTTGCCCCGTCGGTCCAGGAAGAGAGTGCTGAACCGGCGAATAACTTTGATCCCAACATCAGCCGCCGCTACCTGTTCGACAAGATTTTTGTCTCCTTGACCTGGTTAGCCGTTGCTATCTCGATCGTGGTCCTGGCGGCCTTGCTGATCGATGTGCTGATCGATGGTCTGCCTCGTTTCAGTCGGCCCTTTATTGGCACTGATGTCAAAAATGCCCCCTGTTTACGGTTAACGCCACCGTTCCTGGTCACCCATCCCGACGAATTTACTGGAGCCGCCTGTCTGAAGTGGCCCTTTATTATGGATTTTCCCTCCCGGCGGGCGGATGAAGCTGGTCTGCTATCGGCTCTGGTGGGAACTGTCTATGTGATGGTTTTGATTGCTGCTATTGCCTTCCCCGTGGGTGTTGGAGCCGGGATTTTCCTGGAGGAGTTTGCCACAGACAATTGGTGGACACGGGCGATCGAAATCAATATCAGTAACCTGGCCGGGGTTCCCTCCATTATCTATGGTCTGTTGGGGTTGGCGGCTTTTGTGCGCCTTATGGCCCCGGTCACGGGGGGCAGAAGTCTGCTGACGGGGGCACTTACCCTATCGCTGCTGATTCTGCCCGTGATCATTGTGGCCACACGGGAAGCTCTACGGGCCGTGCCGGATAGCTTGCGGCAGGCGGGGTTTGCCTTGGGGGCCACGCGTTGGCAGGTAATCTGGAGCCATGTGCTACCGGTGGCCATGCCAGGGATTTTAACCGGAACCATTCTAGGGTTGTCACGGGCGATCGGGGAAACGGCCCCGCTGATTACGATCGGGGCGCTGACCTTTATTTCCTTCTTGCCCGACAGTCTCCAGAGTCCGTTTACCGTTCTGCCCATTCAAATCTATAACTGGGTCAGCCGTCCCCAAACGGCCTTTCACATCAATGCGGCGGCTGGGATTATCGTGCTGATGGTTGTGCTCCTGGCCATGAATGCGACTGCCATCTTCCTGCGCAATAAATTCCAGCAAAAGATTCAGTAA